TTActatgaaacttttttttttcagtgtgTTGCATTTAGCTctttcaaaaattattaaactgGATTTGTTACTTCTGTCAACTTGGCCATGATACAGGAAAGAAGTTATATAACAAATAAGAAATGAAAGTAAAGGGCAATTTAGTTTAAACTCTAAAGCCCTCCATGTAATATTGGTGatgtttataattttcataataatcTTTTACTCCATGGTTGTAATTTTGGTAACTGTACAAAGCGTggaatgcaaatttttttgacaaGAAACCAAATTTGATTGGTTAACCATATCAATTATGAATTAATTGAtacttttgaaaaattgtgaCAATTTAAACCATATTTAGATGTGAGCAAAGAAGGTAACTTATAAGGattatatttttgattttttatcatttcatcTAGAATAATCTAACAAATTTAGTTGATGATGAAgtctttattttaaaagtttatttCCGTTGCCTTGCAGACGCTAAAATTGAATGATCAAGAATTTCTTGGAGAGGCTACTTGTGTTCTATCTGAGGTATATCGCCTTGGGTTCAGTTGGGCTCATTGAAATTATATAAAGCATATATATCATGCTGGTGCAATTTGAGTaaaaatttgtgttaattttgagtgttttattcTTAGAAATTTCAAGGGTAGAAAGACAAATGTGAGAGCCACTTCactataatgttattttaagattttgtGCATCATAGTTTAGATTACCACTGATGCAATTAAAAATTAGGGGAAATTATACTTTACCCACCTATGGTTTGCCCACAAAACACTTTTCCTActtgtggtttaaaaattggcacgttacccacctgaggttagCTCTGTTTGTCTCCTGTTACCCACCTCAGTTAAAAACAAGGGTAAATTTGTCTCCTGTTGCCCaaaaaatttgtgttaattttgagtgttttattcTTAGAAATTTCAAGGGTAGAAAGACAAATGTGAGAGCAACTTCactataatgttattttaagattttgtGCATCATAGTTTAGATTACCACTGATGCAATTAAAAATTAGGGGAAATTATACTTTACCCACCTATGGTTTGCCCAAAAAACACTTTTCCTActtgtggtttaaaaattggcatgttacccacctgaggttagCTCTGTTTGTCTGAGGTTAGCTCTGTTTGTCTTCTGTTACCCACCTCAGTTAAAAACAAgggtaaatttgtatttttgttacccttttatatctctctcctctcaaaacataaaaaactaaaaaatcaaggGAAAAGGAGATCTAAAAactaggttttgtaaaaattaaaatctaacttttacattttttttttcatgtatcgacttttaaatcttttattttaacaaaaatgtatTGTATTACTTAATTTTATGGAGTACTAAAAGAAAGTTTGGAGAGGGAGAGCGTATTTTATAGTATTAATAGtgatagaaaattagaaataggacttttatttaatttattaagttgGGAAAAATAAGGGGAGTGAAAGATAGAGAAGGCACTCAAGGCAGCAAAGAATGAAACAGTAGCACTTGGTATAAAATTGTTCAATTCAAAGTGCATTAGAGTATTGACCTTTGAGAGATGTAAAATTGGAAGTAGCTCCTTAGCTCCACATGTTACCAACTCACAGTCACACTGACAAGGACAAGAAGCTGGTTCTCAATAGTCATTGGACGAATTTAGACATCAGAAGGAATTGTCCACTCAGTCGAGGCTATTTGGAGGGGATGGTGGTCTACATGTACTAAACTTTGGTGTTTgtttttcctccattttctctctttctattttcaTGGCAGATAGTGGCTAAACAAACTCGGAGTTTAACCCTAAATCTCAATAACAAAAATGGGCATACGAGCTTGAGGAACTTGGGGGCACTCACTATCCATGTAGAGGAAACAGTTTCTTCGAGGAGTTGTGTTGAGATGGTAGTCCATTGTTCCCACTTGGATAACAAGGACCTATTCTCTAAAAGTGTATGTATTCACAAAGCAGATACGTTAAAATTTCATGTTCCTTAAGCATACATATTCTtgattgtgtttgtttcttaagtttcttcatttattttaggatcCTTTCTTAAGAATATCTAGAATTGTTGAGAGTGGAGGCTCTATTCCAATATGCAAAACTGAAGTGGTGAAGGACAATTTGAATCCAATTTGGAAACCCCTATGCCTGAGCATACAGCAGTTTGGAAGTAAGGTATGCTTGTCGATTTATGATTCTTGGTTTCCTATTAGATTATGGTTATaggatgttttgtaattttgataattaatgaAGACTCACATGGCATATGCAATTTCACTTGCTATAGGATAACCCATTAATTATAGAGTGCTTTGATTTCAATAGCAGTGGCAATCATGTGCTTATTGGGTAAGCTAAGATTTATTGTTGTCCAgattagttttagtttttgtttattttcacttttcagttttcacgaTTTAGTCTCTGGTACTAAAAGAAGAAggtatttattttaaaatttacctCATCAGTAAGCTCCAGAAGTCTGTGGCAGACCTGGAAAAACTTCATATAGAAAGACGTGGTGCAAATCTCACCTTACCATCTCCTCATCAGGATCATGAGAAGGTACTTATTCATACTTGcagttatattttttaaaaatacttcaTGTTAATctttatgtttaaatttttacatTGCTTACTAATTTATCAATATAGGTTTTGAAGGGACAGCTATTTGTGGATCAATTTTGTGAAAAGCAACAGTACAGTTTTTTGGATTACATTTCCAGTGGATTTGAGCTTAACTTTATGGTTGCTGTTGACTTTACAGGTAAAATATATCCCATTCTAGGGGAgttatatagttttttattttattttttgggttctcTTTTTCCTAGTTCAAAATGTTTTGGCTGATGACtgatttatgctttgaatattcAATATCTCTTTCTTTAGCCTCAAATGGAAATCCTTGGAATCCAGATTCTTTACACCACATTGATCCTTTTGGCCGGTTGAATCCTTATCAACAGGTAAGACCGTGCATCCTCTGGTGCTCTCAATAGGGTAGTTGCTTTTCTTTGgtgcttgtgtgtgtgtgtgtgtttttttctttctaaacatTAGATACAACAGATCCTCCCGCCCCCCCCCCAATACAGTTTTAATCCTGTATGGGTTCGTGAGTTGTATTTTCCTAACACACAcgccaaaagaagaagaaaggacaCAAAATAACTTGGAAATTGCTTctagaataagaaaaaatagcTTTTACATTGAATTGGTCCAAAACGAGGGGCACAAAAACAACctgggaaagaaaaaataacttttacaTTGAATTTGTCGATAGCAATGTCTATATGATCAAGTAGCTATCTTTTGTCTGTCATGACTCAACATGATCAAGCAGCTTGTTTTTCATATCAAGGTTGCAGGTTCTTTTACTCTCAACTAAACGCAGAACATGctagagaaattaaaaaaaaaaaaaaaccatacatGGAACATGTCTGAGATTGTGGATTGTGtaaaaaaagtttctttgttttgaaatttttgttagggTTCTTCTGTTTGCATatacttaaaataaatcttCATTGATTGATGAAGTCATTGTATACTTAATTAAGAAAACTTGCAGGCTATAATGGAGGTTGGGGAGGTCATTCAGTTTTATGATTCCAATAGGCGCTTTCCTGCTTGGGGCTTTGGAGGAAGAACAATTGATGGTACCATATCACATTGTTTTAACTTGAATGGAAGTACAGGTGCCTTTGAGGTGAGAGGAGCTGACTTTGTAATGCTTTGTTTGCTTAATCTTTGAAGAATCTGACCTGGCTGGCATATTGCCTAGCTGTTTTCAcatagatctctctctttctctgtaatcctcttgcaatttttattggaaaccccttaatttttataaaagtgaaatttatgCTTATTCATGTCTTCTTATTCTTACTGTTATTATCTcatatttcctttctttttctcaaatataattttttatttatttataattctgTTGAATAGCATCTGAAACCTGGCTCTGTCACCATTGATGTTTTACCTTCTTCCATTACCTCTAAATCACAAACATTTTCAACCAAACATGAAAAGTTCTAAACCCTATTTACAACGAACAAAAATACATTCAAATTCCCCAAATACattaattttatcatcaaaagGTTTGAGAAAGTCTCAGATGCCCTTAAAAGAAGTCCATGAGAACATTGCAAATTAAATAGATTGAGTTATCTCacctaataaaatttgtaacatTATATGTTTTGTATCATAAGATTAGATGTCTGTTGTAAAGGATTACAAGTAAATGGTACCATAGGATTCATATCATTCTTTGTAAGTTAATAACTACTGAGTATAAGTTGTTCATATATTTCTGAACACTGCATTTCATACTCTTATGTAACATCcagtttttttctttgtttctttctttttaatagaTGAATTAatcaaattcttttatttattaataggtTGAAGGAGTTGAAGGCATCATGGCTGCTTATGCAAGGGCTCTCCATAATGTTGCCCTGGCAGGACCCACTTTATTTGGCCCAGTGATTAACACAGCTGCACAAATTGCTGGCCAGTCCGTCTCGTACAACAGCAACAAATACTTTGTCTTGCTCATTATTACGGTAAAGAGAATGTcgaattaaatttattttgtttgtgataAGTTACTACTTTTATTGAAGCAGATGAGACACTTTATGTACACAGGATTTATACTCAAAGCTCTCCTAAAGataattttgtctttatttGATGCCTCTTTAAATCAATTCTTCAATTAATCACTCAATAAAAATTGTCGTGTTTCTAGGATGGAGTCATTACAGACCTGCAAGAAACAAAAGATGCTTTGGTCAGGGCATCCGATCTGCCTCTATCTATCCTTATAGTCGGAGTGGGAGGTGCAGATTTTAGAGAAATGGAGgtattatattttcctaatttgaTGTCCTTTATACTCTTTTAtgctttattttaattattcagTAAATATGGTGGAATTTTAGCTTTTAGAATTTTCGCTTGAATGACTGTAATGTATCTTAATTTTTGGGCAGGTTCTTGATGCTGACAATGGAAGACGGTTAGAGAGCTCTACAGGTCGTGTGGCTACACGTGACATCGTGCAGTTTGTTCCAATGCGAGAAGTGCATGGTGAGTGCATAATGGCACTTgtctttacaaaatttttgaggttACATCTAACAGAATCCACTAACTGTAATTCTGCATTCACAACTATCCCAGTTAGATAATTATTCTAGAAAAAATGGAATGAACATTTGGTTAGTTCTGCCAGTTAGATAACAATTGATGGGTGGAGTGATGAAAGGACAAAAGGGTGTGTTTGAATGTATTTAACAAAAACGTTGCTTGATTTCTGTTGCCACTGTTGTTTTGATCCTGTCTTTGGCTAGATTGTTTGTACCCATAGACATGTTATAGGTAGAAAATGAGATCATGATTTTAATCTAGTGTGAATGTGTGCTCAGCAAGCTGCTCAACAAAAATTGCTTGGCTCCCTTACAACCTTAAAACCATTTCAACGATCTTCCCTCTTGACTTTTTTATCATCTGTTTGAGTCTATTATCTGTTGTATCAATTGGAATTGATTATTTCCTTATTTGTTCAACTTGTTGTACTTGTTCTTTATTTGGCCTAGGCTTCTACATTGTGTTTTATCTAACAAATTAGTTGTGCTCTGTACAGGTGGGCAGATTTCTGTGGTCCAGGCTCTATTGGAAGAGCTACCTGGACAGTTTTTGACATACATGCGTTGTAGAGATATCAAGCCAAGTCCTCTCCATGCAGCCTCAAGCCCTCAACTTCTGCTTGACTAACAGTTACCATGTTCACAAGATTTATAAATATGCTAATTCTGATCTGATCAACTGAGAAATTTTAGGTCTGAACTAATCACAAGCTAACTTACCTGAAAGGAGCTctttattaacaaattttttaggtCTGAACCACTAACAAGTTGTATTTCCTGAAAGAATTTCTTCATATCAtcctaaaagaaaaagtacagtttttttttttttaaccaaaaaaaaaaaatatttttatcttgtatgggtagaatttaaaatttattcaacCTGTATTTTAAGTAAACAAACCAATGAAAAAGAAGTTACTTTTGCAAGGAGAATCTTTTGGTCTATGAGCTAGTTCCATGGAGTAGGCCTCTCAAAAGGATTTGTAGCATCCATCCATAAGGAAGGTGTTGTTGTCACGTTGTGGGCCCACATGTATGTGATCAGGTGATAATTTTTGGTGTAGCAATTTTTGGCCCTAAATAAGGATTTAGGTTCACTCATCCTTATGGAATGTCATTGCATTGTGTGGTGTACAaacatttttttggattaaatcGATATCTAATTGAGAAGCTATTAGCAAAAGGAATAATGTACTGCGGTTAAAGTATTTCAATATTTGTGTTGTATGAGCATTGAATAGTGACATTCCTCCAAAAAGCCTTGTTACATtgtattattatgtttttagaAATGCTTCAATTTTCATATTACAAAGGATGTAAAGGATTCTTTTTTGAATGATATCAAATGTTTTGTGAATTCCACAATGTCTACCATGGGATGACTCTCTTGAGTGCTGCTTGATGTGAATATTTTTACACATAAATATGATAATATGTCACTAGATCATGGTTAGGGCAAAGATGGGAGCTAGCCGTCACTTGAGTTGGGTCTAAGAACCCTTTTTTTAATGCCTATGTAGAGGTTAAATCACCaaacttttaagttttttgaaGTTAGAATATGAACTTGGGAATGTGTTAAGCAACTATGCACGCCTAACTTAAAGGACTAGCCTCCACTTGTACTGCTTAGCCATTTTCTAACAAGGTTCCACTAGGTTGGTTCCCTTCTAAGCATGTAAaattctcacacacacatatgggATTAAATACATAAACCACAGGCTCAAAGATCAATCACTTAGAGGTGGGTGTCCAAATTTTAGGCCTCCATTTATAAAAACCCTAAttggaaattttcaatttcaaagttGCTCAGACATCACCTTGACCGGCACCACATGTGAATCACTTTTGTTGAAAGAAAACTAATGAAAGAAAGCAGAAATTTAGGGTTTCTCGGAGGCGTATGCTTAGGTAGAGACTAGAGCAGTGTACACACTACACAATGCTTCAAGA
This genomic stretch from Quercus lobata isolate SW786 chromosome 3, ValleyOak3.0 Primary Assembly, whole genome shotgun sequence harbors:
- the LOC115981602 gene encoding protein BONZAI 3-like; the protein is MGNCVSDVEGGKQAVGGAQQRPNSIATTNNNNGGHNDAVEFFFRSRGIQPFFTQLELSLSASNLLDRDITSKSDPMAVVYAKKRDGKLEELGRTEVVLNSLNPAWIEKVIVAFQFEIVQPLVFHVYDVDSKYHNVPVKTLKLNDQEFLGEATCVLSEIVAKQTRSLTLNLNNKNGHTSLRNLGALTIHVEETVSSRSCVEMVVHCSHLDNKDLFSKSDPFLRISRIVESGGSIPICKTEVVKDNLNPIWKPLCLSIQQFGSKDNPLIIECFDFNSSGNHVLIGKLQKSVADLEKLHIERRGANLTLPSPHQDHEKVLKGQLFVDQFCEKQQYSFLDYISSGFELNFMVAVDFTASNGNPWNPDSLHHIDPFGRLNPYQQAIMEVGEVIQFYDSNRRFPAWGFGGRTIDGTISHCFNLNGSTGAFEVEGVEGIMAAYARALHNVALAGPTLFGPVINTAAQIAGQSVSYNSNKYFVLLIITDGVITDLQETKDALVRASDLPLSILIVGVGGADFREMEVLDADNGRRLESSTGRVATRDIVQFVPMREVHGGQISVVQALLEELPGQFLTYMRCRDIKPSPLHAASSPQLLLD